CatagaaagacaaaaaaggacTTATAGGTTTCattatcattttgagaaaaagcgtgatgcaaaaaatttcattttcataaacaaattgcTTTGTGGAAGGCAAATTCTCAAGAAGTCATGGTTTTCCATCAGTAATATTCACTTCCCTGCTCAATAATCTCCCTTGCAAGcatcaaatagaaaaagttgatttttgctTACTATAAAGGTTACACAGGAAACACTATAACGACTATCACATGCTTGCAACCAAAACAATTCATCCCCACCTCAATGGAGCTCTCAATTCGTGAAATGCCATTGCCTCAATTTTGGCCGGGTCATTATTAGGCAACACGACTTCACCAATGCTTGCACCAGAATTTTTCTGCAGAAAAAATGAATGCTAAATGGTCAAGTCCCCAAATCACAAGTGGAACAATAGGTTCGATTAAAAGGCAATACCTCGACATGACTTTTGGTAGAACTAGGAACTGAAGCCACCAATCCTTTcgatttcttccctttcttgtccTCAAAAGTCGCCGCCAACTCAGGTGTCAACGAATTCGACACGCCCCATTTGGACACCATTTCGCTCGGTCAGAGCAAGACGATAGAACGACCAACCTAGAATCTCGGAGCAGCCGCAAAGCTACAACTTGTGAAAAAGTCTAACAACTTTTTAAGGAATGAAAGCAAGGCTTAACATCACAGAAAGAAACCCAGGATTCGAAACTGCCGTCGCGTTGTCACTTAGCAGTCGCTTTTGCTGAAGGACCGATCAAAGTGAAAAGGGTAGCCATTCAGAAAGAAAGGCTATAAAATTCACGCTGGGTTCATGCAAAAAATGAGAGGTACCTGGACGAAGCTCAAAGAAAGGGTGGCGAAACCCCTGAACCCTAATCGAAATGCTTGCCCCATTGATGAAAGAATGCACAGAGAGACACActtagagaaagagagagaggtaaTACGGTGTTGCTgagcaaggaagaagagacGCAGCACGAGGGCATACCCGAGACCTCACCGAACCGCCAATAGCGTGGAGGTCGTGAGAGAGGCGAGCAAAATCAGCCGTCGGGAGAGAGCGCAATTTAGGAAGAAGTGCGCCGGGAGAATGGAGCCCTGAGATGAGATCgtcgagtggagagagaaaggccgtCGTCGGGAGGGAGTGAAGATCGTCAGAGGAATTGCTAGATTGGAAAGAgtgtcggaggaggaagagagaagacagaggagagagaatgccTGCTCATTCGCCCGCGCGTTGGTTTGAATtggagagaaaatattgggtaccctaACAGTGCCACGCAATCCGTGCTCTGATTCATTCACGGGTCGACACCTGTCCAGGGACAGGTCCACGTCTGCTTTCTCTTCTTATCACTTCTTTCCTCCCAATAACACTCGGctcggctggtggctcggctcgaCTGACAGAAGAGAGGACGGATGAATGGGTAATAAATCCGTAGTACTTCcgcttaaatttttttctctcacttaaattttctagattttgtcTCTCTCCTCGTGGAAGAGCAGAcaatcttctctctcctctttgctctctcttcctcctccgacgcTCCTTCCGGTCTAGCGATTCCTCCGACGACCGTCGCTCCCTCCTGACGacggcctttctctctccactcgacGGCCTCATCTTAGGGCTCCATTCTCTCGGCGCACTTCTTCCTAAATCACGCTCTCTCCCGACAGCCGATTTCGCTCGCCTCTCCCATGACCTCCACGCTTTTGGTGGTTCTTCCCTCGCAGTTCAATGAGGTCTCGGGTATGCCCTCGTGCTGCgtctcttcttccttgctcAGCAACACCATattgcccctctctctctttgagtGTGTCTTTGTGCATGCAAGCATTTCGACTAGGGTTCAGGGGTTTCGCCACCCCTTCTTTGAAGTTCGTCTGGGTATTCTCATTTTTGCGTGAATCCAGCATGAATTTTATAGTATTTCTTTCAGATCGGTCCTTCAGCATGTTGCTGACTTTTTTGCACGTTGTAGCTTCGCAGCTGCTCTGAGATTCTGGGCTGGTCGTTCTATCGTCCTGCTCGGAACGAGCGAAATGGTGTCCAAAAGGGGCATGCCAAATTCGTCGACACCTGAGTCGGTGGCGACTTCTGAggacaagaaagggaagaaatcgAAAGGATCGGTGGCTTCAGTTCCTAGTTCTACCAAAAGTCATGTCAAGGTATTATCTTTTAATCGAACCTATCGTTCCACCCCTGTTTTGGGGACTTGACCATTTCGCATTCATTTTTTCTGCAGAAAAATTCTGGTGCAAGCATTGGTGGAGTCGTGTTGCCTAATAATGACCCGGCCAAAATTGAGGCAATGACATTTCACGGATTGAGAGCTACAATGAGGTGGGGATGAATTGTTTTAGTTGCAAGGTGGTTATAGTGTTTCCTGCGTAACCTTTACAGTaagcaaaaatcaagtttttctatttgatgCTTGCAAGGGAGATTATTGAGCAGGGAAGTGAATATTACTGATGGAAAATCATGAGGTCTTGAGAATTTGCCTTCAACAAAGAGCAAGGTCTTGAGAATCTGCTTCGTTTGGGTCAAGATGGTGGGCTCCGCAGCTGCACAAGTCCATGGTCTCGCGCTGTATGGTCCGGGCTTGTAGCTCTGTCGACGGCAAAAGCAAGGTCTACAGAGAACTCGGTCCGTCTCCCTTGCCTAATTCCATTATGTTGGTCTTTCTCGAATGCTTTCATGTGGGTAgttcttttttggtcagatttagaTGGAGTGCTCGGTTCATTTGCAAAtgcacaagatgaagatgtcgTATGCCCGACTTGTTTGATGATGAGTAGCATGATTAATTGCTTTTGGGGTGTTGGCAATAGAACGTCTGCTTTCAAGTGGGAGGAAAGGTGACGCCACGTGAACAGGTTGCAATTGCCATCCCAAGATGTAGGGCATTGGACTCTTTGGAATAAATTGTGTGATATTGTGTCGAGGATGCCTGTAGGGAGGAAGAGACTCAGTGGTTCTTGCTACATAAAGTTTAGGGGAAACACGAATTGAAGTTGCTTCCCTCGTGTTTTCAACAATAGATGTGCTTTCTAGAGTTTAGGGCCATTCATGGGTAGGCCATGCTGATAATGTACAGTGAGTTGTTGCCGTATCTGTTGTTCCTTTTTTGGTAGAGTTAAAATTTGGgactaaaaaaaatgatagtttCAATCACGgaatatggaaagaaaaaaaaaaaaaaaaaaagaggctgtTTCTGGTTAAACAAACTATTAGGAAAAATATTCTCAAGACTGTCTGAAGTTGCACCCACAACAAAAAGATACTCCTAAGAATTATATTGATGTTTTTAGAATGAAAGAAAGTCTACGAAATGACAATAAgcaagggttttttttttctgagctcATAAAATTCAAACTGAGAAGGCAACTGTCTCATACAAGTGTTGGGAGAGTATTTTATGTGCTGTTACAAATCATATTTGCAAGAATGATTAAGAAGTAAGGCATTGCGAAATATTTGTTTGCCTCTGCTATCAACTTATTATGTTGGATCTACAGTCTTTCTGTTTATCAGCTTGCACGCTCTAGGTATATTCTGTTAGGGACTAGCAATACCTATGTTGATGCTTTCTTGTGAATTTTTAGTTGTCATTTCAAAGCTGTTGTGCTCTCGTGCTTGGGAGCAGTTAAAAACTCATTTTACTTCTTGTCTTCTTCCAATCAATGATTTGTGCGAAAGGGTGGGGCCTTTTTTAATGATTAGACCAACGAAAGAATTCACTATGATTTGAGATGAAGCACTCGAAATCATACATATAAAAGAAACTGTCATATAATCTAGTCAAGGGGAATTGAGTGATCAATGATTTTTGTGTTCAGATTGAATTATCCAGGTTTAAGAATGCAGAAGCCCCTGTttactatctctctctctcactctataGGAATCTTTATGGCAAGTGAAGATGCCAGACTACAAAAGGTCCCATCCTTTCCATCAATAACTGAGGCTTTTTTGGTAGTGCCACCATAGCCAATATATTTCCCAACTTCCAAGTGCCACATGGACATGCTGCCGAGGCAAGAACAAGCTAAGCTTGCAGCTTGTCCTGGTAGCAGCATTGTCACGGGAAGTTCTGGCAAGAGTGGGAAGCACACAGATGCTGGTGCAAGGGCTGTGCAAGGGTTGCACTGGATATCAAAGTCTCCTCAATCGGAGTTCACCAAAATCCAATGCAAGTGGTAATTCAGCTATAATGTTATTCAAAAGTTTTGGACCTACTGGGTGCACTGCCTGATGAAAGCATGTGGATTTGATCGGGTTCAACTGCAGGTGCAGCAACTTCCTATAATTTAGCATGGGTGAGAAGATCCAGCTACCTAGAGACCATGCAATAAAGACAAATCTCATGAACTGATTAAATCTAGACCTTTGGCCTATGCAGGTGGCCCTAATCCAAAGCAGTTTGCACTAAATAGATGAGATTAGATGGATGACCTCCGGTTGCTCTTCGAGATGGTGCATCAGCATCACTATTCTGATATGCATGGCTGCCCCGCTGATCACTGGACCGCTGCCCAAGATGCTATTGCTAAAGGAATCCCCATCCATCATCAAGGCAATAagaatttgataatatcttaGAATGCGGGAGCTGCGTTGAAGGGTCTCAGACTAGTCTGATGCTAGTTTGACTTCCTGTGAGCGCAGCATGCCAGCTAGCTCATGTCTTGAAGGTTTAGCATTGAGGACATTTTCTCATGTAAACAGCATTTGCAACACAGCTTATGATAGCACAATTTATTTGTTGCTGGGTACGGAATTTGTGTCTCTAATGACATGCCACTTGGAATCTCGGATGGATGGTGTCATTCTGGTtgtaaaaatttgtgatttgaaGTATTACTAGTTAAGATTTGGCAAAtcgtcagcatgcaaaacgtcTCTTGTGCATTTTAGCATGTGAACTGGCCTAGGCTTTGCAAACAAAATCTGCACAAAATGAATATCcgttggaaattgtgatccattttctctaaaacttTCTAGAAactttaaaattgatattgttTAGAATTGTTGAGAATGGAGGTTGCTAAATGAATCTAGAAGGTTCACGTGGGAATGCAAGCAAGCAGAACTCTCTAGAagaactacaatctagaatttccTTGATGAAGCCTACATGGACAACATTCTAtaaaaatctagaatgttgtactAAGGCAGTGACTCAGGGGGTTGTAGTTCATTCATTTGAAGGTGAGAGGTAAACCTCCATCGTGAGAGGCCATAGATCTCTATTGTACCTCCATCAAACTATTTTGTTCAGCTAATTAAACTATTTTCCCCCATATCTCATGTCCTATATCCTTCAATTATCAAATCTTGTCCCTTGTCCATCATCTACAAAATAtatcatacacttgcacacaacatcactaacaaaaaattataactaataccaaaaccatgcttccgcacgcatacatccaaaatttttaacaatatCCAATTCCCAACTTGCTGATCGTCCTTACGCTGGACACCCAGTTAAATGCTAGTTCTCCTTTCAACTATTTCCAGCTAAGTCAAGTAGGACACATTGCTCCTAACCCCAAGATGCGGCCATGCAATTATACTAAAATCTTGATCGGTTCTAATCTGATTAGACAAAGACATTGCTCTGAAGTTGCAATCGAGAATTTTGACTGAATCGCGTAAGCTTTCACCTTATTCATCTCAGAATTGAGAGTTTAGTGCAACCTAAAATTGCTTGATGCCTACTTGTTTTGCGGGAAGCATTAACGAGTTTTGTTTTGCCAAGCAAACAAAGAGATTTGAGAACAAGTCAGTCTTATATACTTAAAATCTGGCTGCACTGTTTTATGACAATTGAGATGAAGTATACTGAGCAAGTCTTCTGTTCAAAAGATCATATGTACATCCCCCTCTATTCAAGGATAGCATAAATATGGAATCAACTCAAATAATCTCTCAAGGATAATGAACGATGTCTTGAGTTCatgttaaaataatatttactaCAATTCGTTCATGCCATCACCTTATGCGATAGACCGAAATTAAACAGGTGGCGTTGATGAAATCAAGAAAGCAGAATGAATTAAACCATACTCATAATCCAAAACTTGAGCTTCTCTAGTTTTTCATCTAGAAGCTGCTGAACATTCATTGGCAGTCTTTTTAATGTTCAAATGAACCCCTGGAGAATGATCAGCCATTTGGTAGAAAAGTAGTCCAATCCCATTTGGGAAAGTAAAGTTCCTGTAACTTAAGCATGCACAAAACtaggcaaaagaacgcttcaagtgccataactttggccaaagggacacttaagtgccataacttacgaaaggtacacttaagtgccacattcgaagaaaaacggatcacttgagtgccactgcggccaaaatccggccaaaacgccaacgtgacgtttttccggcgaagcgcgcccaaaacgacgtcgttttgcacgctgacgtggccaaaacggcgtcgttttgggctgacgtggtaaaaaatttttttttttaaaattaattaaattaactttaaatttaaatttagttaaaatatttaaaaataataattttaaaattaaatttagttaaaatatttaaatttaataattttaaaattaaatttagttaaaatattttaaaataataattttaaaattaaatttagttgaaatattaaaaaattaataattaaaaaaaaaaaaagtgggggaggCGGGTGAGGATTAGCCCTcggccgccgcccccgccgccgggaagggccgttgacggcgggggagggtcggcggggtcgccgggcccggccggggtcggcgaccacggccgatcggcggcgagggctcgcgagccctcgccggatctcccgtggcgagggctcgtggcccttgcccggatccggcgagggtcggcggccctcgccggccgggccaagggccgccgcccgccggggtGGGCAAGGGCTGCGACCTTCCCGAGATACGTGGCGAGGGTCGgtggccctcgcttggggcgagccaagggccgccgcccgccaGGACAACCCcgcgggcggcggcccttggcccggccgggagggccgccgaccctcgccggatcgggcgagggttGCGACTCTCGCCCCAATCGGGTGAGGGCtgcggccctcgccgcccggTCACTGGGGTCGCCAGCCCCGGCGTGGCTCGGCACccccggccgaccctcgcccgccgtcgccgacccttccggcggcggcgggggcggcggcgggccgAGGGAGCctctccaactttttttttttttttaattttaaattattaattttttaatatttcaactaaatttaatttcaaaattattaatttaaaatattttaactaaatttaattttaaaattattatttttaaataaatttaatttaattaattattttttatttttttgccacgtcggccaaaacaacgccgttttggccacgtcagcatgAAAAACGGCGTTATTTTGAGCTCCGTTCGCGGAAAAGTGCCATGTcgacattttggccggattttcgccggattggcactcaagtgatcccttttactccgattttggcacttaagtatacctttcgtaagttatggcacttaagtgtccctttggccaaagttaaggcactccaggggtccgcgCGTCCACAAAACTATAGGCAGCAATTTCCAGTATTACAACAAATGTAGTTCTTGCGCTGCCAGAAGATAAGGAAACAAACCAAGAGTGCATTGAGCATCTGTCATCCCAAAATATCATTCAAACAAAGGGGAAGTCAAACACACCAATTTTGGCTACAGAAATTAGAAGCATAAGAGAGTGCTCAAAGCAACCAAAGCTATACACAGTTAATCCAATACATCACATGTTCCTGTTATTTCTGCCTGGACTTTTTGGCAGACTTTTGGCTCTCAAGTTTCTTTCTTGCAGCCTCAAACTCTTCTTCACTGGGTTCTGAACTCTGCATTCCACCACCATATTTATTCACCAGAGATGAAAACATGGAATTAAAATGCTCCTTTTGCTTGCTACGGCGCTGAGATATAATTGCAAGAAGATTGTCTGACTTCTTCTTCGCTCTATCAGAAATGGGAAACAAAGGTTAGCATTCCAATTCAAAAGAAGAACATACTACTAACAGTACAGTCAAGAAATCGAAGCAAAAATTATGTAGAATAAAAAGCCCAGTGCAGCTGTGTCACTCACTTCCCCCTCTTTCTAAGAGGATCTGTAGGTGGTTTAGTTTTGGAAATTTGCTTTGCCCACTTCTCGTATGCCTTGGTTGTCTTCAACGTTCCTGTAGGACACAGAGAAACAGAGCATGCATTAAGCACTATATCAGGATAGTGTACGCTACATAATCAAGCACGCATAAGATCTAGGCTACTAAACACCAGTATCCTCAAACCAGCATTATTTAGAaacataaaaagacaaaaaaggatgCTCTCCATAAAAGTAAATGAGCAACCTGTGCTAAATTTTATCAttgtgaaagaaaattattttttaaatattcaccTCGCTGTTATTAAACTCTATAAAACACGATGAAGCCCAGCCCTGCTTGAAGTCTCAAATTCTGACTGAGGTTTAAGAGTAAATCTAACGGTCAAGAAGAgatcaaattgtcaaaaaaccAACCTGCTGCTATTGCATTATCAATAATATCCTTAAAGCGGTGGGAATCAAGCTTGGGATCTGAGCAGAGCATCGAACAGAAAAGCCTGTGAAGGAAAAGGTacaaaagatttcaaatactTTTATGTCAGATAGGCATctataagaaaggaaaaaagagaggaaaaaggacaTATCAACCCCACCTGTTCATGTCACCCTTGAATTTCTTGTATAGATCAATAAGATCATTCTTTTCAGAATCAGAACCTCTATAGTTTGCCTCAAACTCTTCGATGTCTGCTTCAGTAACCACCTGGATGAAGCCATGTCAGATAACTTCAAACCTAGAGATATTCATGCAAGAGAATGTCATTCACATCAGAAAGATGTCATTCCAGGTAGAATATGATCAACCTTGTATACAACTCTAAAATACTCGTGCAGATTCTGAGCGACTTCCCCTGCAAGGTCCTAAGTACCAGGAAGATAGATGCGAGAAAAAGCACTCAGcaataatgaaagaaaactCTAATTGCccaataatataaattatcatACTTGGGCTTAAAGTATATCACAATTTGATCATCTTTCCTCACATTTTAGCTAGGCCATTTCAAAGCACAGAGTCTATGGACCATGCTATCTTAAATATATTCAACTAAGTAACATAATTTATCTCTTTGCTTGGAGCAGATATTTATCTAACGAATAGAGATCAAGACTTAATTCTCTCCTGTTTTTTGTGACTATGCTTCTGCAGAGATTCAGGTGGAACTCACAGCATACAAAGTGCAACTCATGTCGATTTTATTATTCATCCAACATCACTTGAGATGCTAATTATATCTCATAAGCAACTTAACTAATCATTGGCTGTGATCTTTATTTAAGATGAGAAGCATTTCATTCGAATAGACACAAAGCAAATGGGCTAACTCTACTACAAGCATATTATTATATCAATTAACTAGATTAAAACATCAGAATGTCTATATAGACTCTGACATTCTCGGTCAAAATATGACAATTCATTGGGGTCAAATGCACTTGCTGTAACAAATCAGAATGCCTCTGAACTGCAACAGTAGGTAGGGAGCCAGTCCTTCAACCCAATCGTTCCGTGTACTCTTCCCACATGCTTTACAATAACAATTTACAAGCCTCAGAAACAACCatagaaagacaaaaaaggacTTATAGGTTTCattatcattttgagaaaaagcgtgatgcaaaaaatttcattttcataagcaAATTGCTCTTTGTTGAAGGCAAATTCTCAAGACCTCATGGTTTTCCATCAGTAATATTCATTTCCCTGCTCAATAATCTCCCTTGCAAGcatcaaatagaaaaacttgatttttgcttACTGTAAAGGTTACGTAGGAA
Above is a window of Eucalyptus grandis isolate ANBG69807.140 chromosome 9, ASM1654582v1, whole genome shotgun sequence DNA encoding:
- the LOC104454721 gene encoding chaperone protein dnaJ 6 → MVSKRGVLNSSTPKSAATSEDKKGKKSKGSVASVPSSTKSHVKGNDISRIESYIEDLAGEVAQNLHEYFRVVYKVVTEADIEEFEANYRGSDSEKNDLIDLYKKFKGDMNRLFCSMLCSDPKLDSHRFKDIIDNAIAAGTLKTTKAYEKWAKQISKTKPPTDPLRKRGKAKKKSDNLLAIISQRRSKQKEHFNSMFSSLVNKYGGGMQSSEPSEEEFEAARKKLESQKSAKKSRQK